In Patagioenas fasciata isolate bPatFas1 chromosome 2, bPatFas1.hap1, whole genome shotgun sequence, a single window of DNA contains:
- the GASK1A gene encoding Golgi-associated kinase 1A: MTQRPWRRTGLKPPAPVALGVLLALALLALAHLPPSPDSSLHLLPAFSPPGTCREVAVPLSGERARSQRPLVPPAHPWGNQPPSRGRRQRRGTAGDAPPWLSDDDLRKMQLLAGGRVVSKTRIPAHGQVLRVGLRAVGDTDWDSSPASLEGDCQDGRCGLIKRPGDLYEVLAFHLDRVLGLNRSLPAVARRFTSHLLPYSYTDGSPRPIIWWAPDLQHLEDANNDQNSCALGWLQYQEMLRPRGLMPEARDGPCSSISRGEWSRLALFDFLLQVHDRLDRYCCGFQPDHSEPCVEERLHEKCRNPAELVLVHILVRRSAPSRLVFIDNAGRPQHPEEKLNFRLLQGIDSFPAAAVATLRSGRLQSLMLESLRLDRELWESQGGTEGLRPLLQTIDRRARILLRYIQEHNLTVFGDSLR; this comes from the exons ACTCAGCGACCATGGCGAAGGACAGGGCTGAAGCCCCCTGCTCCAGTGGCCCTCGGGGTGCTGCTggccctggccctgctggcccTGGCCCACCTGCCCCCATCACCAGACAGCTCCCTCCATCTGCTGCCGGCATTTTCTCCCCCAGGCACCTGTCGGGAGGTGGCTGTCCCCCTGTCTGGGGAACGAGCCCGCAGCCAAAGGCCCCTTGTACCCCCTGCTCACCCATGGGGGAACCAGCCTCCCAGCCGGGGCAGGAGACAGCGTCGAGGGAcagcaggggatgctcccccATGGCTCTCTGACGATGACCTCCGAAAGATGCAGTTGTTGGCTGGTGGGCGGGTTGTATCCAAAACCCGCATCCCAGCCCATGGTCAAGTCCTGCGAGTGGGGCTGCGGGCCGTGGGAGACACCGACTGGGACTCCTCACCAGCCAGCTTGGAGGGGGACTGCCAGGATGGGCGCTGCGGGCTCATCAAGCGTCCTGGGGACCTCTATGAGGTGCTGGCTTTCCACCTGGACAGAGTGCTTGGGCTGAACCGCAGCCTGCCCGCTGTAGCCCGACGCTTCACCAGCCACCTCCTGCCCTACAGCTACACCGATGGCTCCCCACGGCCCATCATCTGGTGGGCGCCTGACCTCCAGCACCTGGAGGATGCCAACAATGACCAGAACTCCTGTGCCCTGGGGTGGCTGCAGTACCAGGAGATGCTGCGGCCCCGCGGACTGATGCCAGAGGCCAGGGATGGTCCCTGCTCCAGCATCTCACGTGGTGAATGGAGCCGCCTGGCCCTCTTTGACTTTCTCCTCCAG GTTCATGACCGCCTGGACCGCTACTGCTGTGGGTTTCAGCCCGATCACTCTGAGCCCTGTGTGGAGGAGAGGCTCCATGAGAAGTGCCGAAACCCGGCGGAGCTGGTCCTGGTCCACATCCTG GTCCGGAGGAGTGCACCATCCCGCCTGGTGTTCATCGACAACGCTGGCAGGCCACAGCACCCCGAGGAGAAGCTCAACTTCAGGCTCCTGCAAGGCATAGACAG cttcccagcagcAGCGGTGGCCACACTGCGGTCGGGCAGGTTGCAGAGCCTGATGCTGGAGTCGCTGCGCCTTGACCGGGAGCTCTGGGAGAGCCAGGGTGGCACTGAGGGGCTGAGACCCCTGCTGCAGACCATCGACAGGCGGGCACGCATCCTGCTGCGGTACATCCAGGAGCACAACCTCACGGTGTTTGGGGACTCGCTGCGCTGA
- the POMGNT2 gene encoding protein O-linked-mannose beta-1,4-N-acetylglucosaminyltransferase 2, giving the protein MNIAAVFNALLVSVLAAVLWKYFKLREHAFMVEEELVLTRQSQELSQVQIDYHAALQALVEDGTRMVCTGRMHTDRICRFESLCYSTEAEEFVYFHSNSSVMLPNLGSRRFQPALLDLSSVEDHNTQYFNFVELPATALKFMPKPVFVPDVALITNRFNPDNLMHVFHDDLLPIYYTMQQFSDLDLEARLFFMEGWSEGVHFDLYKLLSNKQPLLREQLKTLGRLLCFTKSYVGLSKITTWYQYGFVQPQGPKANILVSGNEIRQFTKFMMEKLNVSLEESPSEEYIVVFSRTINRLILNEAELILALAQEFQMKTITVSLEEHSFSDIVRLLSNASMLVSMHGAQLVMSLFLPRGATVVELFPYAINPEHYTPYKTLATLPGMDLQYIAWQNTDQEDTVTYPDRPWDQGGIAHLDKTEQERIIKSTEVPRHLCCRNPEWLFRAYQDTKVNIPSLIHVIRQTVKSKPGPKKQKWSGSIYPGKVRDAKCQASVQGTSEAKLAVSWQIPWNLKYLKVREVKYEVWIQEQGENTYMPYILSHQNHTFSENIKPFTIYLVWIRCIFNKNLLGPFADVLLCST; this is encoded by the coding sequence ATGAACATAGCAGCTGTGTTTAATGCCCTGCTCGTGTCTGTCCTCGCTGCTGTGCTGTGGAAATACTTCAAACTGAGAGAGCATGCCTTCATGGTTGAGGAGGAGCTGGTCCTTACACGTCAGTCTCAGGAACTCTCTCAGGTTCAGATTGACTACCATGCAGCTCTCCAGGCACTGGTGGAGGACGGTACCAGGATGGTGTGCACCGGCAGGATGCATACCGACCGCATCTGCCGCTTTGAGTCCCTCTGCTACTCTACGGAGGCTGAGGAGTTTGTCTACTTCCACAGCAACTCCTCGGTCATGCTGCCCAACCTGGGCTCCCGGAGGTTCCAGCCGGCTCTGCTCGACCTCTCCTCAGTGGAAGATCACAATACCCAGTACTTCAACTTTGTGGAGCTGCCAGCCACCGCGCTGAAATTTATGCCAAAACCGGTCTTCGTGCCTGATGTGGCGCTGATCACTAACAGGTTTAACCCAGACAACCTGATGCACGTGTTTCACGATGACCTCCTCCCCATTTATTACACCATGCAGCAGTTCTCCGATTTAGATCTGGAGGCACGGCTTTTCTTCATGGAAGGGTGGAGTGAAGGTGTTCACTTTGATCTCTACAAGTTACTGAGTAACAAGCAGCCACTCCTCAGGGAGCAGCTTAAAACCCTGGGCAGGCTCCTCTGCTTTACCAAATCTTATGTGGGGCTGTCCAAAATCACCACCTGGTACCAGTACGGATTTGTCCAGCCACAAGGGCCGAAGGCTAACATCTTGGTTTCTGGTAACGAGATCAGGCAGTTCACCAAATTCATGATGGAAAAGCTGAACGTCAGCTTGGAGGAAAGCCCCAGTGAGGAGTACATCGTAGTGTTCAGTCGAACAATCAACAGACTTATCCTAAATGAGGCAGAACTAATCCTGGCTCTTGCTCAGGAGTTTCAGATGAAAACCATTACTGTCTCTTTAGAGGAGCATTCGTTTTCTGACATCGTCCGGTTGCTCAGCAATGCGTCCATGCTGGTGAGCATGCATGGGGCCCAGTTAGTCATGTCTCTCTTCCTGCCAAGAGGTGCTACGGTGGTGGAGCTCTTTCCTTATGCTATCAACCCTGAACACTATACCCCTTACAAAACCCTGGCAACCCTTCCTGGCATGGACCTGCAGTACATTGCCTGGCAGAACACTGACCAGGAAGACACCGTTACCTACCCAGACAGACCTTGGGATCAGGGTGGGATTGCTCACCTGGACAAAACTGAGCAAGAGCGCATCATTAAGAGCACGGAGGTGCCACGGCACCTCTGCTGCCGCAACCCCGAGTGGCTGTTCCGTGCCTACCAGGACACAAAGGTGAACATCCCTTCACTCATCCATGTAATCAGACAGACTGTGAAGTCTAAGCCAGGACCCAAGAAACAGAAGTGGTCTGGTAGCATCTACCCTGGCAAAGTGAGGGATGCCAAGTGTCAAGCCTCTGTCCAGGGCACAAGCGAAGCTAAACTTGCTGTGTCCTGGCAGATCCCCTGGAACCTGAAGTATCTCAAGGTCAGAGAAGTGAAATATGAGGTGTGGATACAAGAGCAAGGGGAAAACACTTACATGCCTTATATCTTGTCCCATCAGAATCACACCTTCTCAGAAAACATAAAGCCCTTCACAATATACCTGGTGTGGATACGCTGCATCTTCAACAAAAATCTCCTGGGACCTTTTGCAGATGTGCTCTTGTGTAGTACATAA